CAGCAGCAGGAATAATTGCTGCTGAGTCTATCGGGGAGCCTGGTACTCAGCTAACGATGAAAACATTTCATATTGGTGGAACTGCGACACGCTCAATTGAGGAGTCAGAGATTAAGGTCAGGAGGGCGGGTAGGGTCAACTATAGCGATGGTCTGAATGTGGTAGAGAATCCGGACGGCGAAAATATTACTCTCAGCGGTAATGGAGAAATTTATATTGTTAACGATAAAGGTCGTCAGATTGAAAAGCATGTTGTGCCGCTTGGTGCATCGATTCTGGTAAAAGATAACGAAAAAATAGCAGTGAATCGAGCAATTGTCAAATGGGATCCTCATATGACTCCAATTCTGGCTGAGATGTCGGGAAAGGCCCGTTTTGAAGATATAATAGAAAATAAAACGATGCGGAAAGAATATGACTCTGTAACGCGTATTAAAAGAAAAGTGATTGTAGAGCATAAAGGTGACCTTCATCCTCAAATAATTATTGAGGACAGTACCGGGAAGATTCAGGGGCTTTACCCGATACCGGAAAAAGCGCATATCGAAGTAGAAGAGAATACAAAGGTTGTTGCTGGAACACTTCTTGCCAAGACACCCAGGGAGATTACAAGGACGGAAGATATTACTGGTGGATTGCCACGAGTATCAGAGATTTTTGAGGCAAGAAGACCAAAGGATCCTGCAGTGATGAGTGAGATAGATGGTACGGTTGAACTTGGTGAAAAGAAGAGGGGTAAAAGGACAATAATAGTAAAAGGTGAATCAGGAATGGAGGTAGACCATCTTGTACCTCGTGGTAAGCACTTGCGGGTTCATAGGGGAGATCGTGTAAAAGCGGGAGATGCATTAGTTGAAGGTCCTCTTGTTCTTCAAGATATTTTGAGGATATGTGGTGAAGAGGAGTTGCAGCAGTATACGTTAAAAGAGGTTCAAAATGTTTACCGCTCGCAGAATGTGCCAATCGATGATAAGCATGTTGAGATAATTATTGCGCAAATGTTAAGAAAAGTGGAGGTAAGCGAACCCAATGATACGGATTTGTTGCCGGGAACAGTTCTTGATAAATTTAAATTTAAAGCAATAAATATGGAAGTTACGCAAAAAGGAGGCAAGCCTGCCGCAGCAGAGCCACTGTTGTTGGGAATTACCAAGGCGTCCGTTCAATCTGAAAGCTTTATTTCTGCTGCATCATTCCAGGAAACAACTAAGGTGCTGACTAAGGCTGCTTTGGAAGGGAGCAGGGACAAGCTTGTGGGGTTAAAGGAAAATGTGATTCTTGGGCATTTGGTTCCAACTGGCACAGGGTATAAACCGTACCACAAGATGCTTATGAAGAAAGATGAAATAGAAACAACAACAGATGATAAAATAGAAGAGAAGGGTGAGTTGTTGTCAACATTGTCCAATTGAGATAGGGGAATAACAAATGCCTACCATAAATCAGTTAGTAAGAAAAGGTAGAAAAAAAATAAAAAGTAAAAGTAAAAGCCTTGATTTGGAAAGATGTCCACAAAAGAAAGGCGTTTGCCTTCAGGTCATGACGCGGACACCAAAAAAACCAAACTCTGCTTTAAGGAAAGTGGCCCGCGTTAGATTGACTAACGGAAAGGAAGTTACGGCTTATATTCCGGGTGAAGGTCACAACCTGCAGGAACATTCTATCGTGTTGCTGAGGGGTGGGAGAGTGCGAGACCTGCCGGGTGTAAAATATCATATAATAAGAGGTAGATTGGACACGGCTGGTGTAGAAGGTAGAAAGCGTGGTAGGTCTAAATATGGGTCTAAGAGTCCTAAATAATTTCTGAATTAATTTGTTAAATAGTGAAGTGGGAGGCAATACATGGCGCTGGAATATAGAAGTACAGAATCTTTTCTTAAGCCTGACGTACGTTTTGGAAGTATGTTAGTAACTAAGTTTATTAATAACTTAATGCATAAAGGAAAGAAGAGTGTTGCGGAGAAGCTGTTTTATAAAGCCATGGATGTGATAAAAACTAGATTTGAAGATAAAGAACCGCTAGAGATATTTGAAACAGCTGTTGGTAATGTGAAGCCGTTGGTTGAAGTGAAATCAAAGCGTGTTGGTGGAGCCACTTATCAGGTGCCGATTGAGGTGTCAAAAAAGAGACAGATGTCACTGTCGATAAGGTGGATTCTCGCTGCAATGCGAAGCAAAAAGGGTAAGGCGACATATCTAAAACTTGCAGATGAGCTTACTGACGCATATAAAAAGCAAGGTGTATCAATTACAAAAAGGGAAAATACACACAAAATGGCGGAAGCAAACAAGGCTTTTGCTCATTTTGCATGGTAGTGTTTAATTGAGTATATTATGGGAAAAGATAAACTAACTAACCTTAGAAATATTGGAATTGCCGCTCACATAGATGCGGGGAAAACAACAACTACGGAACGTATACTCTTCTATACCGGAAAGAATTTTAAATTGGGTGAGGTTCACGAAGGTACTGCAACCATGGACTGGATGGAGGAGGAACAAAAACGTGGTATTACTATTACGTCCGCCGCAACCACATGTTTCTGGAATGATTATCAGATAAACGTAATAGATACTCCGGGACACGTAGATTTTACCATCGAAGTTGAAAGATCTCTGAGGGTTCTTGACGGTGCAATATGTGTTTTTTGTGGCGTTGGGGGTGTTGAAGCGCAAACTGAGACCGTGTGGAGACAAGCTAATAAATATAAAGTACCACGGATCTGTTTCGTTAATAAAATGGATAGAATGGGTGCTGATTTTATAAAAGTATTTAATGATATCAAAGAAAAATTAAACAAGAACATTGTTCCAATACAACTTCCCGTTGGTAAAGAAAAAAACTTTGATGGTATGGTTGATTTAATAAAAATGAAGGCTATAATAACTACCCGTGATGATGACAAATCTGGCTCAGAGTTTGAAGAGCGTGAAATACCTGAGAATTTGTTGGAGGATGCAAAGGTATATAGAGAAATGATGCTGGAGGGCATTGCTGACAAGGTAGATTGGTTTATGGACAAATATTTAAGTGAGAATGCCTTCAGTGAAGAAGAAATTATGAGTGCTTTGCGTGAAGGGACTATAAAGTATGGTTTAATGCCGGTATTGTGTGGGTCAGCTTTTAAAAACAGGGGAGTTCAGCAGCTGCTTGATGCAGTGTGTAGTTATTTACCATCACCTTTGGATATTCCTCCTGTAAAAGGTATAAATGTAAAAGATGATTCTGACACAGAAATGAAGCCTGCTGTAGACGAGCATTTAAGCGCTCTCGCTTTCAAGATAGCATCAGACAAACATGGGGATCTAACATATTTACGTGTTTATTCCGGTACGCTTACATCAGGTCAAAGGCTTTATAATCCAAGGGCAAGAAAGAAAGAACTGGCAAGTCGTCTCTACAGTATGCATGCGGATAAACGTGAGCAACTGGAGAGTGCTTCGGCAGGTGATATTGTGGCAGTAGTGGGGTTTAAAGATACTGGTACGGGAGATACGATATGTGAAGAAGCTCATCCTGTAATTCTGGAGAAAATAGAATTCCCGGAAACAGTTATCTCTATGGCGATAGAGCCTAAGACAGAAGCAGAAAAAGAGAAATTGGCCCTTGTTCTGGCTAAATTGGCTAAAGAGGATCCCACTTTTAAGGTCCATACTGATAATGAAACAAGCCAATTGATTATTTCTGGAATGGGTGAGTTGCATCTTGAGGTCTTAAAAAACAGGATGCTGAGTGAATATAAAGTGAATGCAAATGTTGGGGCTCCTCGGGTTTCATATAGAGAAACAATAGGTCGAGAAGCAGAGATAGACGAAAAATTTGTAAAGCAGACAGGTGGGCGTGGACAATACGCACGTATAGAAATTAAGCTTGAACCGCATAAAGGAGAAAAGTCAGTTGAATTTGTAGACCTGATAAAAGGCGGTGCTATTACTAAGCCTTATATAAAATCTATAGAAAAGGGTATCATAGACACGGCAAAGAGTGGTGTGTCTGGTGGTTATCCTCTTGTAGATATAAAAGTGACGTTGTTGGATGGAGATATGCACACTGTTGATTCGTCAGAGTTTGCCTTTTATAATGTTGCGGGTATTGCCTTGAGGAAGGCAGTAGAGAAGGCAAAGTCTATATTGCTAGAGCCAATAATGAAAATAGAGGTAACAGTTCCTGAGAGTTATCTTGGTGATGTTCTTGGCGATTTTAATAGTAGAAGAGCTATAGTCGACGAGATGGTTAATGATGGAGATCTAAGGATAGTTAAAGGCAAGATACCGCTAGCTGAAACGTTTGGATATTCGAGCGTTATTAGGTCGATTACTCAAGGCAGGGGAACGTATACTATGGAGCCTTGCGAGTATAAACCGGCACCGGCTAAAGTTTTTAGCAATGTAACATAATTTTAGATAATTAATAAGCTGTTTTAGGAGGTGAAAGAGGTATGGCGAAGGAAGTATTTGAAAGGACTAAGCCACATGTAAATGTTGGCACGATAGGTCATGTGGACCATGGTAAGACTACGTTGACGTCGGTGATTACAAATACAATGGCGGCGAGTGGGCAAGCCAAGGCGAGGGCCTTTGATTCAATAGACAATGCGCCGGAGGAGAGGGAGAGGGGTATAACGATAGCGATAGCGCATGTTGAATATGAGACAGAGAAGAGGCATTATGCTCATGTTGATTGTCCTGGCCATGCTGATTATGTAAAGAATATGATAACCGGTGCTGCTCAGATGGATGGTGCAATATTGGTGGTGAGTGCGCCGGATGGTCCTATGCCTCAGACGCGAGAGCACATATTGCTTGCGAGGCAGGTGGGTGTTCCGAGGATAGTTGTATTTATGAATAAGATGGACCAGTTGGAAGATCCCGAGCTGGTGGAGTTGGTAGAGATGGAGATTCGGGAGTTGTTGTGTAAATATGAGTTTCCGGGTGACGATATACCTGTGATCAAGGGCTCTGCGATAAAGGCTGCAGAATGTGCCTGTGGGAAGAGGGAGTGTGAGCATTGTGGTCGTATACACGAGTTGATGGATGCGCTTGATAGTTATATACCTGATCCGGTTCGTGAGACGGACAAACCGTTTTTGATGTCAATAGAAGATGTGTTTAGTATAAAGGGTCGAGGGACTGTGGGCACAGGCCGAATGGAACGTGGTGTGTTAAAGGTTGGAGACGAGGTAGATATCGTTGGTATGGTCAAGGAGATAAGAAAGACGACTTGTACAGGGGTTGAGATGTTTAATAAGACTCTTGAAGAGGGTATGGCTGGTGACAATGTTGGCGTGTTGCTGAGAGGGGTTGAGAAGGATGATTTGGAGCGAGGTCAGGTGTTGGCGAAACCAGGCAGTATAACACCGCATACCAAGTTTGAGGCGGAGGCATATATATTGACGAAAGAAGAGGGTGGCAGGCATACGCCTTTTTTTAATGGATACAGGCCTCAGTTTTATTTCAGGACAACGGATGTAACAGGAGTGGCGACGTTATTGGGTGGTGCGGAGATGGTGATGCCCGGTGACAATGCTAATTTGCAGATAGAGTTGATAACGCCGATAGCGATGGATAAGGAGTTGCGGTTTGCCATAAGAGAAGGTGGAAAGACCGTAGGCGCTGGTGTTGTTACTAAAATTATTGAATAAATAGAATATTAAGCCATGGGAAACAATATAGATTATAAAATCAGGATTAGGATGGAAGCTTACGATCATAGGATACTCGATCAATCTGCTGCGGAAATAATGGATACTGCCAAACGCACGGGAGCAAAAGTGTCTGGCCCGATTCCTTTGCCAACCCGTATGGAGAGGTATACGGTTCTTCGCTCACCGCATGTGGATAAAAAGTCCAGAGAACAATTTGAAATTAGAACTCACAAGCGGCTGATAGATATCATTGAGCCAACTCCGAAAACAGTTGATGCATTGAATAAACTTAATATGCCTGCTGGGATCGAGATAAAGATAAAAGCATAGGGCTTTGTTGAGTTTTAAAGAAAGAATTTTTGGTAAAATTTTATAGGTGCTTTATATGATTGCAGGATTACTCGGAAAAAAATTAGGTATGACTCAGATTTTTAGTAAGGAGGGCGGGTTGATACCGGTAACGTTATTGCAGGCAGGTCCTTGTGATCTCTTGCAAATAAAAACCAATGAAAATGATGGATATTCAGCCTTACAGCTTGGATTTGATGAGAGGAAGAAAAAGAGGTCTTCGAAAGCAGAGATAGGGCATTGTTCAAAGGTAAAGACAGGGGTGAAAAGATTAATAAGGGAGTTTC
This portion of the Candidatus Scalindua japonica genome encodes:
- the rpsL gene encoding 30S ribosomal protein S12, whose product is MPTINQLVRKGRKKIKSKSKSLDLERCPQKKGVCLQVMTRTPKKPNSALRKVARVRLTNGKEVTAYIPGEGHNLQEHSIVLLRGGRVRDLPGVKYHIIRGRLDTAGVEGRKRGRSKYGSKSPK
- the fusA gene encoding elongation factor G produces the protein MGKDKLTNLRNIGIAAHIDAGKTTTTERILFYTGKNFKLGEVHEGTATMDWMEEEQKRGITITSAATTCFWNDYQINVIDTPGHVDFTIEVERSLRVLDGAICVFCGVGGVEAQTETVWRQANKYKVPRICFVNKMDRMGADFIKVFNDIKEKLNKNIVPIQLPVGKEKNFDGMVDLIKMKAIITTRDDDKSGSEFEEREIPENLLEDAKVYREMMLEGIADKVDWFMDKYLSENAFSEEEIMSALREGTIKYGLMPVLCGSAFKNRGVQQLLDAVCSYLPSPLDIPPVKGINVKDDSDTEMKPAVDEHLSALAFKIASDKHGDLTYLRVYSGTLTSGQRLYNPRARKKELASRLYSMHADKREQLESASAGDIVAVVGFKDTGTGDTICEEAHPVILEKIEFPETVISMAIEPKTEAEKEKLALVLAKLAKEDPTFKVHTDNETSQLIISGMGELHLEVLKNRMLSEYKVNANVGAPRVSYRETIGREAEIDEKFVKQTGGRGQYARIEIKLEPHKGEKSVEFVDLIKGGAITKPYIKSIEKGIIDTAKSGVSGGYPLVDIKVTLLDGDMHTVDSSEFAFYNVAGIALRKAVEKAKSILLEPIMKIEVTVPESYLGDVLGDFNSRRAIVDEMVNDGDLRIVKGKIPLAETFGYSSVIRSITQGRGTYTMEPCEYKPAPAKVFSNVT
- the tuf gene encoding elongation factor Tu, which encodes MAKEVFERTKPHVNVGTIGHVDHGKTTLTSVITNTMAASGQAKARAFDSIDNAPEERERGITIAIAHVEYETEKRHYAHVDCPGHADYVKNMITGAAQMDGAILVVSAPDGPMPQTREHILLARQVGVPRIVVFMNKMDQLEDPELVELVEMEIRELLCKYEFPGDDIPVIKGSAIKAAECACGKRECEHCGRIHELMDALDSYIPDPVRETDKPFLMSIEDVFSIKGRGTVGTGRMERGVLKVGDEVDIVGMVKEIRKTTCTGVEMFNKTLEEGMAGDNVGVLLRGVEKDDLERGQVLAKPGSITPHTKFEAEAYILTKEEGGRHTPFFNGYRPQFYFRTTDVTGVATLLGGAEMVMPGDNANLQIELITPIAMDKELRFAIREGGKTVGAGVVTKIIE
- the rpsG gene encoding 30S ribosomal protein S7, which encodes MALEYRSTESFLKPDVRFGSMLVTKFINNLMHKGKKSVAEKLFYKAMDVIKTRFEDKEPLEIFETAVGNVKPLVEVKSKRVGGATYQVPIEVSKKRQMSLSIRWILAAMRSKKGKATYLKLADELTDAYKKQGVSITKRENTHKMAEANKAFAHFAW
- the rpsJ gene encoding 30S ribosomal protein S10, with translation MGNNIDYKIRIRMEAYDHRILDQSAAEIMDTAKRTGAKVSGPIPLPTRMERYTVLRSPHVDKKSREQFEIRTHKRLIDIIEPTPKTVDALNKLNMPAGIEIKIKA